A portion of the Rhinolophus sinicus isolate RSC01 linkage group LG03, ASM3656204v1, whole genome shotgun sequence genome contains these proteins:
- the FBXO34 gene encoding F-box only protein 34 isoform X1, translating to MERLVGDSCRDSVMHLKPYWKLQKKVQPLEVSKETLRTPTSHQEALKHEKCKASYMKPTAFPSASPGKASSRKPFGILSPNVLCSMSGKSPVESSVNVKTKKNAPSATIHQGEEGEGPLDIWAVVKPGNTREKIAFFAAHQCSNRIGSMKIKSSWDIDGRATKRRKKSGDLKKAKIQLERMREVNSRCYQPEPFACGIEHCSVHYVGDSGDSVYAGRPLSVVQMVAFLEQRASALLASCAKNCTNSPAMVRFSGQSKGVPPASEPFSAPGACEEPTERGNPEVGEPQNEPIRVLDMVARLESECLKRQSQREPGSLSRNNSFRRNVGRVLLANGTQADEGKANKSALEAPDTQGNPVGSVSVDCGPSRADNCSLIGGQAWDSAPRGCPSLPAGVSFHRDSAALEPDQQTAVKNSNRYDVEMTEELAESSFPPRTCPQAIELPTEAVDCMSRQLVPLTSRNPDQRRKESVCISITVSKAEKDQPCSLKSCEDPLPGMLFFLQPGQHQSDCSQLNESTIKESSQANPLEDAAEGGRASEEKNVSADSFVLPASPVESTLPVLEASSWKKQVSHDFLETRFKIQQLLEPQQYMAFLPHHIMVKIFRLLPTKSLVALKCTCCYFKFIIEYYNIRPADSRWVRDPRYREDPCKQCKKKYVKGDVSLCRWHPKPYCQALPYGPGYWMCCHRSQKGFPGCKLGLHDNHWVPACHSFNRAIHKKTKGTETEEEY from the coding sequence aGACTCTGTTATGCACCTAAAGCCATATTGGAAACTCCAGAAGAAAGTGCAACCTCTGGAAGTCAGCAAGGAAACTCTGAGAACTCCTACGAGCCACCAAGAGGCCCTAAAGCATGAAAAATGTAAAGCTAGCTACATGAAACCCACTGCCTTTCCTTCCGCCTCTCCTGGTAAAGCATCATCTCGAAAGCCTTTTGGGATCCTTTCTCCAAATGTTCTGTGCAGTATGAGTGGGAAGAGTCCTGTAGAGAGCAGCGTGAATGTTAAAACCAAGAAGAATGCACCATCTGCGACAATCCACCAGGGTGAAGAAGGAGAAGGGCCGCTTGATATCTGGGCTGTGGTGAAACCGGGAAATACCAGGGAGAAAATTGCATTCTTTGCAGCCCACCAGTGTAGCAATAGGATAGgatctatgaaaataaaaagctccTGGGATATTGATGGGAGAGccaccaaaaggagaaaaaaatcaggggATCTTAAAAAGGCCAAGATACAATTAGAAAGGATGAGGGAAGTCAACAGCAGGTGCTACCAGCCCGAGCCTTTTGCGTGTGGCATTGAGCACTGTTCTGTGCATTATGTGGGTGACAGTGGGGACAGCGTGTATGCTGGGAGACCCCTGTCGGTCGTACAGATGGTTGCCTTCCTTGAGCAAAGAGCCAGTGCTCTGCTAGCCAGTTGTGCAAAAAACTGCACTAACTCACCTGCCATGGTGAGGTTTTCTGGGCAATCCAAAGGTGTGCCCCCAGCCTCCGAGCCCTTCTCTGCCCCAGGAGCTTGTGAAGAACCCACGGAAAGGGGAAATCCTGAGGTGGGTGAACCACAGAATGAGCCAATCCGTGTCCTCGACATGGTAGCCAGGCTGGAGTCCGAGTGTCTGAAGCGGCAGAGCCAGCGTGAACCTGGGAGCCTCTCGAGGAATAACAGCTTCCGTCGAAATGTAGGCCGGGTGTTGCTTGCGAATGGCACTCAGGCTGATGAAGGCAAAGCAAACAAAAGCGCTTTGGAGGCACCTGACACTCAGGGGAATCCCGTGGGGTCTGTATCTGTGGACTGTGGCCCCTCAAGAGCTGACAACTGTTCTCTTATTGGGGGCCAGGCCTGGGACAGCGCTCCTCGGGGCTGTCCCTCTTTGCCAGCTGGTGTGAGTTTCCACAGGGACAGTGCAGCATTAGAGCCAGATCAGCAaactgctgtgaaaaacagcaataGATATGATGTGGAAATGACAGAGGAACTTGCTGAGTCATCCTTTCCTCCTCGCACGTGTCCCCAAGCCATTGAGTTGCCCACAGAGGCCGTTGATTGTATGAGTAGACAGCTGGTGCCACTGACGAGCCGTAATCCTgatcagagaagaaaagaatccGTGTGCATTAGTATCACTGTGTCCAAGGCAGAGAAAGACCAGCCTTGTAGTTTGAAGTCCTGTGAAGACCCACTTCCAGGGATGCTGTTTTTTCTGCAGCCTGGTCAGCACCAGTCGGACTGTTCCCAGTTGAATGAAAGCACAATAAAAGAGTCTTCCCAGGCCAACCCGCTTGAAGATGCTGCTGAGGGTGGCCGTGcatctgaggaaaaaaatgtttcagctGATTCATTTGTCCTGCCAGCCTCTCCTGTGGAAAGTACATTGCCGGTGCTTGAGGCATCCAGTTGGAAGAAGCAGGTGTCTCATGACTTTCTAGAGACCAGGTTTAAAATCCAGCAGCTTTTGGAGCCTCAGCAGTACATGGCTTTCCTCCCCCACCACATTATGGTGAAAATCTTCAGGTTACTTCCCACCAAGAGTTTAGTGGCTCTTAAGTGTACCTGCTGCTATTTCAAGTTTATCATTGAATACTACAACATCAGGCCAGCAGATTCTCGCTGGGTTCGAGACCCACGGTATAGAGAGGATCCTTGCAAGCAGTGcaagaaaaaatatgtgaaggGGGATGTGTCCTTGTGCCGGTGGCACCCCAAGCCCTATTGCCAGGCATTGCCCTACGGGCCGGGATACTGGATGTGCTGCCACCGGTCTCAGAAGGGCTTCCCTGGCTGTAAGCTGGGGCTTCACGACAATCACTGGGTCCCTGCTTGCCACAGCTTCAATCGGGCAATCCATAAGAAAACGAAAGGGACTGAAACTGAAGAGGAATACTAA
- the FBXO34 gene encoding F-box only protein 34 isoform X2 — MHLKPYWKLQKKVQPLEVSKETLRTPTSHQEALKHEKCKASYMKPTAFPSASPGKASSRKPFGILSPNVLCSMSGKSPVESSVNVKTKKNAPSATIHQGEEGEGPLDIWAVVKPGNTREKIAFFAAHQCSNRIGSMKIKSSWDIDGRATKRRKKSGDLKKAKIQLERMREVNSRCYQPEPFACGIEHCSVHYVGDSGDSVYAGRPLSVVQMVAFLEQRASALLASCAKNCTNSPAMVRFSGQSKGVPPASEPFSAPGACEEPTERGNPEVGEPQNEPIRVLDMVARLESECLKRQSQREPGSLSRNNSFRRNVGRVLLANGTQADEGKANKSALEAPDTQGNPVGSVSVDCGPSRADNCSLIGGQAWDSAPRGCPSLPAGVSFHRDSAALEPDQQTAVKNSNRYDVEMTEELAESSFPPRTCPQAIELPTEAVDCMSRQLVPLTSRNPDQRRKESVCISITVSKAEKDQPCSLKSCEDPLPGMLFFLQPGQHQSDCSQLNESTIKESSQANPLEDAAEGGRASEEKNVSADSFVLPASPVESTLPVLEASSWKKQVSHDFLETRFKIQQLLEPQQYMAFLPHHIMVKIFRLLPTKSLVALKCTCCYFKFIIEYYNIRPADSRWVRDPRYREDPCKQCKKKYVKGDVSLCRWHPKPYCQALPYGPGYWMCCHRSQKGFPGCKLGLHDNHWVPACHSFNRAIHKKTKGTETEEEY, encoded by the coding sequence ATGCACCTAAAGCCATATTGGAAACTCCAGAAGAAAGTGCAACCTCTGGAAGTCAGCAAGGAAACTCTGAGAACTCCTACGAGCCACCAAGAGGCCCTAAAGCATGAAAAATGTAAAGCTAGCTACATGAAACCCACTGCCTTTCCTTCCGCCTCTCCTGGTAAAGCATCATCTCGAAAGCCTTTTGGGATCCTTTCTCCAAATGTTCTGTGCAGTATGAGTGGGAAGAGTCCTGTAGAGAGCAGCGTGAATGTTAAAACCAAGAAGAATGCACCATCTGCGACAATCCACCAGGGTGAAGAAGGAGAAGGGCCGCTTGATATCTGGGCTGTGGTGAAACCGGGAAATACCAGGGAGAAAATTGCATTCTTTGCAGCCCACCAGTGTAGCAATAGGATAGgatctatgaaaataaaaagctccTGGGATATTGATGGGAGAGccaccaaaaggagaaaaaaatcaggggATCTTAAAAAGGCCAAGATACAATTAGAAAGGATGAGGGAAGTCAACAGCAGGTGCTACCAGCCCGAGCCTTTTGCGTGTGGCATTGAGCACTGTTCTGTGCATTATGTGGGTGACAGTGGGGACAGCGTGTATGCTGGGAGACCCCTGTCGGTCGTACAGATGGTTGCCTTCCTTGAGCAAAGAGCCAGTGCTCTGCTAGCCAGTTGTGCAAAAAACTGCACTAACTCACCTGCCATGGTGAGGTTTTCTGGGCAATCCAAAGGTGTGCCCCCAGCCTCCGAGCCCTTCTCTGCCCCAGGAGCTTGTGAAGAACCCACGGAAAGGGGAAATCCTGAGGTGGGTGAACCACAGAATGAGCCAATCCGTGTCCTCGACATGGTAGCCAGGCTGGAGTCCGAGTGTCTGAAGCGGCAGAGCCAGCGTGAACCTGGGAGCCTCTCGAGGAATAACAGCTTCCGTCGAAATGTAGGCCGGGTGTTGCTTGCGAATGGCACTCAGGCTGATGAAGGCAAAGCAAACAAAAGCGCTTTGGAGGCACCTGACACTCAGGGGAATCCCGTGGGGTCTGTATCTGTGGACTGTGGCCCCTCAAGAGCTGACAACTGTTCTCTTATTGGGGGCCAGGCCTGGGACAGCGCTCCTCGGGGCTGTCCCTCTTTGCCAGCTGGTGTGAGTTTCCACAGGGACAGTGCAGCATTAGAGCCAGATCAGCAaactgctgtgaaaaacagcaataGATATGATGTGGAAATGACAGAGGAACTTGCTGAGTCATCCTTTCCTCCTCGCACGTGTCCCCAAGCCATTGAGTTGCCCACAGAGGCCGTTGATTGTATGAGTAGACAGCTGGTGCCACTGACGAGCCGTAATCCTgatcagagaagaaaagaatccGTGTGCATTAGTATCACTGTGTCCAAGGCAGAGAAAGACCAGCCTTGTAGTTTGAAGTCCTGTGAAGACCCACTTCCAGGGATGCTGTTTTTTCTGCAGCCTGGTCAGCACCAGTCGGACTGTTCCCAGTTGAATGAAAGCACAATAAAAGAGTCTTCCCAGGCCAACCCGCTTGAAGATGCTGCTGAGGGTGGCCGTGcatctgaggaaaaaaatgtttcagctGATTCATTTGTCCTGCCAGCCTCTCCTGTGGAAAGTACATTGCCGGTGCTTGAGGCATCCAGTTGGAAGAAGCAGGTGTCTCATGACTTTCTAGAGACCAGGTTTAAAATCCAGCAGCTTTTGGAGCCTCAGCAGTACATGGCTTTCCTCCCCCACCACATTATGGTGAAAATCTTCAGGTTACTTCCCACCAAGAGTTTAGTGGCTCTTAAGTGTACCTGCTGCTATTTCAAGTTTATCATTGAATACTACAACATCAGGCCAGCAGATTCTCGCTGGGTTCGAGACCCACGGTATAGAGAGGATCCTTGCAAGCAGTGcaagaaaaaatatgtgaaggGGGATGTGTCCTTGTGCCGGTGGCACCCCAAGCCCTATTGCCAGGCATTGCCCTACGGGCCGGGATACTGGATGTGCTGCCACCGGTCTCAGAAGGGCTTCCCTGGCTGTAAGCTGGGGCTTCACGACAATCACTGGGTCCCTGCTTGCCACAGCTTCAATCGGGCAATCCATAAGAAAACGAAAGGGACTGAAACTGAAGAGGAATACTAA